The following proteins are co-located in the Cryptosporangium phraense genome:
- a CDS encoding ABC transporter ATP-binding protein, with the protein MSGPGEKALDFKGSARRLLATLRPERPLMALGLFLAAVSVALSVTGPKILGHATDLIFAGVIGRQLPPGISKEQAVQSLRDRGDGTLADIVQGTNVVPGRGIDFDAVGRVLLIVLVIYLAASLFALLQGRVTTVVVQRVVYRLREDTQAKLSRLPLNYFDRQPRGEILSRVTNDIDNLAQTLQQTLSQVIISLLTIVGVLSLMIWISPLLAVIALITIPLSTFVAGRIGKRARPQFIGQWSTTGKLNGHVEEMFTGHTLVKAFGRQDEAREVFTAQNEALYQSSYRAQFISGLIQPAMMFIGNINYVLVAVVGALRVASGALTLGEVQAFIQYSRQFSQPLTQVASMANLLQSGVASAERVFALLDAVEQDPDPETPARPERVAGRVAFEHVSFRYSPDKPLIDDLSLSVEPGQTVAIVGPTGAGKTTLVNLLMRFYEVTGGRITLDGVDIATMDRADLRAATGMVLQDAWLFGGTIAENIAYGSRRDVGQAEIVAAAEATHVDHFVRTLPDGYDTVLDEEGSSVSAGERQLITIARAFLAEPAILILDEATSSVDTRTELLIQRAMNSLREGRTSFVIAHRLSTIRDADLILVMENGSIVEQGTHDSLLRSDGAYTRLYNAQFAQPVADV; encoded by the coding sequence ATGAGCGGCCCGGGCGAGAAGGCGCTCGACTTCAAGGGGTCCGCGCGCCGGCTGCTGGCGACGCTGCGGCCGGAGCGTCCGCTGATGGCGCTCGGGCTGTTCCTCGCGGCGGTGAGCGTCGCGCTGTCGGTGACCGGCCCGAAGATCCTCGGCCACGCCACCGACCTGATCTTCGCCGGGGTCATCGGCAGGCAACTCCCGCCCGGCATCAGCAAGGAACAGGCCGTCCAGAGCCTCCGCGACCGCGGCGACGGCACGCTGGCCGACATCGTCCAGGGCACGAACGTCGTCCCGGGCCGGGGCATCGACTTCGACGCGGTCGGGCGCGTGCTGCTGATCGTCCTCGTGATCTACCTGGCCGCGTCGCTGTTCGCCCTGCTCCAGGGCCGGGTGACGACGGTCGTCGTGCAGCGCGTGGTCTACCGGCTGCGCGAGGACACCCAGGCCAAGCTCTCCCGCCTGCCGCTGAACTACTTCGACCGGCAGCCCCGCGGCGAGATCCTGTCCCGGGTCACCAACGACATCGACAACCTGGCCCAGACCCTGCAGCAGACGCTCAGCCAGGTGATCATCTCGCTGCTGACGATCGTCGGCGTGCTGAGCCTGATGATCTGGATCTCGCCGCTGCTGGCGGTGATCGCGCTGATCACGATCCCGCTCTCGACGTTCGTCGCCGGCCGGATCGGCAAACGCGCCCGCCCCCAGTTCATCGGGCAGTGGTCGACCACCGGCAAGCTCAACGGGCACGTCGAGGAGATGTTCACCGGGCACACGCTGGTCAAGGCGTTCGGGCGGCAGGACGAGGCCCGCGAGGTCTTCACCGCGCAGAACGAGGCGCTCTACCAGTCCAGCTACCGGGCCCAGTTCATCTCCGGCCTGATCCAGCCCGCGATGATGTTCATCGGCAACATCAACTACGTGCTGGTGGCGGTCGTCGGCGCGCTGCGGGTCGCGTCCGGGGCGCTGACGCTCGGCGAGGTACAGGCGTTCATCCAGTACTCGCGGCAGTTCAGCCAGCCGCTGACCCAGGTCGCGAGCATGGCGAACCTGCTGCAGTCCGGGGTGGCGTCGGCCGAGCGGGTGTTCGCGCTGCTGGACGCGGTGGAGCAGGATCCCGACCCGGAGACCCCGGCCCGGCCCGAGCGGGTCGCCGGACGGGTGGCGTTCGAGCACGTCTCGTTCCGCTACTCCCCCGACAAGCCGCTCATCGACGACCTGTCGCTGAGCGTCGAGCCGGGGCAGACCGTCGCGATCGTCGGGCCGACCGGCGCGGGCAAGACGACGCTGGTCAACCTGCTGATGCGCTTCTACGAGGTCACCGGCGGGCGGATCACGCTCGACGGCGTCGACATCGCGACGATGGACCGCGCCGACCTGCGCGCGGCCACCGGCATGGTGCTGCAGGACGCCTGGCTCTTCGGCGGCACGATCGCCGAAAACATTGCCTACGGCTCACGCCGGGACGTGGGGCAGGCCGAGATCGTCGCGGCGGCCGAGGCCACGCACGTCGACCACTTCGTCCGGACCCTGCCCGACGGGTACGACACGGTGCTCGACGAGGAGGGCTCGTCGGTCAGCGCGGGCGAGCGTCAGCTCATCACGATCGCGCGGGCGTTCCTGGCCGAGCCGGCGATCCTCATCCTCGACGAGGCCACCAGCTCGGTCGACACCCGCACCGAGCTGCTGATCCAGCGGGCGATGAACTCGCTGCGCGAGGGCCGGACGAGCTTCGTGATCGCGCACCGGCTCTCCACGATCCGGGACGCCGACCTGATCCTCGTCATGGAGAACGGGAGCATCGTCGAGCAGGGCACGCACGACTCGCTGCTGCGCTCCGACGGCGCGTATACCCGCCTGTACAACGCCCAGTTCGCGCAGCCGGTCGCCGACGTATGA